TAGCGACCCATCTTTAGCTCGCTGACGGCATCGTCGTCCGTGGTCATTCCGCTGCGTTCCTCCCTGATACGCAGTGCACGCTCTTTCAGGAGCTTGTCCCGGACGGGGCGCTTGGTTATGTAGCGAGTCCCGTCGCTGCGGATCTTCACTTTCCATTCCATCTTGGGTTCCAAGTCGGCAGAACCAACAGGATCCCGGCACATGCTGACTAAACTCATCTGGCTTTGTGCGTACTCAACTGACTTTTGCTGGATCAGCTGCATGTAGCTCTGGTAGTGCTGGGCGTGCGCTGGGATGTGGGCGTGCTTGTAGGGGGAATGACGGTTTGCTTTACGTTCCCTGGTTTCAGGTTGGTTGGAAACATCCAACTCTTTCGAAGGAGTTTGCCGACTACTTCTGCTGGGGCTGTGTGCCTCTTGGACCGGTGAAAGTAGAGGCTTCGAAATTCTGTTGGAAGTAACGCTACTTGCTCCGGCTTCCTGATTTTCGTTTCCACGCCTCAGGGAGTTGTCGGGCGAGAGTTCTAGAGTAAGCGGAGTGCTGCGGCAACTTTCGCCGGTGTTGTAGGCGCTGGAGCTGTCCTTGTCTGACTTCTCCGGGAGTTCGCTGATGTCGGCCAGCTCGTGGCGTCTCGCATCCACACTGGTGTTGTAGTTGCGGAAGCCGCTGTTGTGCAGCATCCAGGACTGTTCGCGGCACTGCTCACGCAGCTGTTGCATACGATGCGCTCTGACTATGCTCAGGCACTCTAGCTCGATGCTACGAAGCTCCTCGTTCAAAAGCTCCAGCTCTTTGTCTACGCCTTCCTCGCCGCCCTGCCCACCGCCCACACTCCCTCCGGGCCACAAAAGGCTCTGCTGTGGGCTTCCGCCGCTGGCTGCGCTCTGCACCTGGCACTTAAGCTCCAGCAACTCACGAAATCGCTCGCATTCATCTGCATGAAAGTCACCCAGAAAATCAGCATCCGCATAGTCGGCGGAGATGAAGGACTCGCTGCTGAAAGGCAAGTCGCCGCTGCCCAGCGTGTCTTGACTGTAGTTGAGTCTACGTCGACTGCCTAATGTGGTGGATGCGCTGGTCTGGTCATCTGCTAGGTTCTCCTGCTCAGAGCTTTCATCATTACGGGTGCTGTCATCCGTGCGGCCAAGTCCGCTGTCTTTCTCATGCTGGTGGGACAGAAGTGTGGCAGTGTCCGTTGTACCTCCATCCTCTTCAAGCTTCTTCTGTAATGAAAGCAAATGTGAAATGTCATTTAACTCTTATTGCCAGATTactgaaattatattttcagtTTAAGACCAGTTTAAGtttatgtccatcatctttcagacaaacacatttggagttattttagtaaatgtccttgctctttcAAGATTATAGTGGGAGAAAActgggatcagggaacaacttcgtACTTTGAAGCCCAAGAAAAGTACATTTCTCCTTCaaaaaagtaatccacacggctccaatgGGTAAATAAAGGTATCTTGTGGGTAATCAATGTtatattgtaagaaaaatatccatattttaaactttataaactataataactagcttccggtaacgatATCAATAAAGTCTTAAGTGGTTCCCTGatccagcagccatatcaccctatggcccaagacagcttgcccactgaagctaagcagggctgagcctggtcagtacttggatgggagaccacctgggaaaaccaggttgctgctggtagagttgttagtgagaccagcagggggtgctcaccctgtggtctgtgtgggtcctaacatcccagtatagtgacggggacactatactgtcaaaaagcaccgtccttcggatgagacgttaaaccgaggtcctgactctgtggtcattaaaaatcccaggatgtcattcgaaaaagagtaggggtgtgccttGGCATCATGGCCAAACTTGCCCTTTGGCCTACAAAGCATCCCCTGAtgctaattggctatatcactctgtctccccttcactaataagctggtgcgTGGTGggtgttctggcgcaatatggctgccggtcgcatcatccaggtagatgctgcacattggtggagaatccccctttcatatgtaaagcgctttgagtgctgcagaaaagtgctatataaatgtaactaattattatccctgttttctaccattgtaaatcttggaaaagcaaggacatttaccaAAATACCTCCAAATGTGTTcttctgaaagatgatggacatgtgtatctcCAAATTGCTTGAttatgagtaaatcatggggtaatttagAAACTTGGCTGGAGTATACCTTCAAGTCCTGGCTTTATTGTGGTACCTGTTGAACAGCTCAGTGATGGATGCAATTGTGATTGATATTTTGGCTTTTCCATCAAAACAAACCAAGCTCTGACTGACAATGCATTGGGTGATTTACTGTACCTTCTGAAGCATGCTTGCAGTAAACTGCATAGCCTGATGGTGCTGTTGCTCCAACATATCCATGTGCAGGTCATCCAGATAATCATTCCTgtcatcatccatccatccctcatccagctaaaacaaaaataataggACAAATACTATCACCTGTCCTTCAGTGTTGCTCAAAAGCAaagtgtggtgtgtgtgtgtgtgtagtttgtGTAGCTTACCTGTATCTCGGGCCGAGCCAACAGCAGACAGACATTTGGATGTTCTTCACTGGTTAAAAGAGCTACAGCCTCCTCGCGATTCTGGATCTCAATGCCATTTATCTACATTGGGGACAGATTGGAGATTTGCTCAGACAAATGCCTTGATTATGACATCATATAAGAGAAATCATATCAATTAGGATCCGGCTGATATAAAGCTAACCTGGATGATTCGATCGCCCTTTTGGATTCGTCCATCTTTCGCAGCAATGCTGTTCGGATCAATCTGTacaatgaaaatgaatggtTACAAAGTATAAAGCTGGCAAATTAAATGCTAATAATCTAATAACCAGTGTAGTGTTTAAAAGATAACCGATACGATAaccgattattcagactgatatcttgcagataccgatagtttggtgtttatattaacttgcattaactaaattccgaagattacatttttttaaatgttgttcattcacataatgaccattaatattgaacattagtGATATTTCTTTCGATTTTCGGATTAAGAGGATATATCGTCTATTACTCTCGGCTCTTTTAAAAGTATCGGCCGATagctacggagcccctaaggggacatggagaaaaaatttattaaagtgtatttttgcGTGCGCGAAACTATcgcgcgcacgtgaaagcgaaagtttcacgtgcgcacgcgaaagtttcacatgagcacgtGAAATTAAACTTTCGAATTATTTTGCTCCAATGTCAACGGTAGAAAGGCGATAGTgagaaaaagtttttttgatTCGATATCGATTATTGGAAGATATATGGGTGCATCTCTACTATTTATGATACAATTTTACAACTTACCTCGCTGACATAGATTCCCGTTTCATCCTCATCATCGGTCCTGTAGCAAACGGTTAACCCCAACTTATCCTGGACATTAGTTCTGTATAAATCCACTTCCTAAATAAAAAACgacattttaaatttcaaagaTAACTACAACACCATGGACAAGTGTATGCACATATGTGCTGTCTTAATCTAAACGCTTACACAATTTGCTTAGATAAAACTCTCGCCATCTCTCGAGTTACGCAGCAAGTATCGTTCATCATGTGTCAGCGCTTGTAATCTACAAGACACAGGCGGAAATCACAACACTTGTGGCCTCGTATCACAGCGTCAGTGCTGAATATTAAGCTGACCAATCAAACAGAAATGCCAGCAATTAAAGCTTGTGTGGAAAAACAACATCTCAATCCCCTCATGAACTCCATGGCCAGGTTGGGGAAGCTGTGGTGTGCGGTAAGC
This genomic interval from Misgurnus anguillicaudatus chromosome 8, ASM2758022v2, whole genome shotgun sequence contains the following:
- the pdzrn3b gene encoding E3 ubiquitin-protein ligase PDZRN3-B isoform X3 translates to MGCRVCTLQKPPEQYKLLYEVCQVNGKDLSKSTHDQAVEAFRTAKEPIMVQVLRRAPRPKPACPNGEVVDISTQTDITFQHIMALSKIPTSSTPVNVLEQYLIPEGHSAGHEYFDPNDFLEGMQHEIEREELEYEEVDLYRTNVQDKLGLTVCYRTDDEDETGIYVSEIDPNSIAAKDGRIQKGDRIIQINGIEIQNREEAVALLTSEEHPNVCLLLARPEIQLDEGWMDDDRNDYLDDLHMDMLEQQHHQAMQFTASMLQKKKLEEDGGTTDTATLLSHQHEKDSGLGRTDDSTRNDESSEQENLADDQTSASTTLGSRRRLNYSQDTLGSGDLPFSSESFISADYADADFLGDFHADECERFRELLELKCQVQSAASGGSPQQSLLWPGGSVGGGQGGEEGVDKELELLNEELRSIELECLSIVRAHRMQQLREQCREQSWMLHNSGFRNYNTSVDARRHELADISELPEKSDKDSSSAYNTGESCRSTPLTLELSPDNSLRRGNENQEAGASSVTSNRISKPLLSPVQEAHSPSRSSRQTPSKELDVSNQPETRERKANRHSPYKHAHIPAHAQHYQSYMQLIQQKSVEYAQSQMSLVSMCRDPVGSADLEPKMEWKVKIRSDGTRYITKRPVRDKLLKERALRIREERSGMTTDDDAVSELKMGRYWSKEERKQHAVRAKEQRQRREFMKQSRMDCLKEQGGTTEDKKEVNIIDLSHKKMMKKRNKKIFDNWMTIQELLTHGTKSPEGTRVYNSLLSVTTV
- the pdzrn3b gene encoding E3 ubiquitin-protein ligase PDZRN3-B isoform X1, which produces MGFELDRFKGAVDPDFKCNLCNKVLEDPLTTPCGHVFCAGCVLPWVVQQSSCPVKCQRISTKELNHVLPLKNLILKLDIKCDNHARGCEKIVKLQHLAEHAEMCDYSPAKCRNKGCNEVLNLKDMDAHMRESCDYRAVGICENGCGLMLTHKEQKLNDHCCLKALKVHNGALHGKVVSLDKELKKQALKSGKREKSLLAQLSAVHNELQMTALKYQKKFTEYSARIDSLSKSLAPPCKGGETKSYTAILHRESGSLGFNIVGGRPCVDNKDGTSNEGIFVSKIVENGPADKEGGLQIHDRIMEVNGKDLSKSTHDQAVEAFRTAKEPIMVQVLRRAPRPKPACPNGEVVDISTQTDITFQHIMALSKIPTSSTPVNVLEQYLIPEGHSAGHEYFDPNDFLEGMQHEIEREELEYEEVDLYRTNVQDKLGLTVCYRTDDEDETGIYVSEIDPNSIAAKDGRIQKGDRIIQINGIEIQNREEAVALLTSEEHPNVCLLLARPEIQLDEGWMDDDRNDYLDDLHMDMLEQQHHQAMQFTASMLQKKKLEEDGGTTDTATLLSHQHEKDSGLGRTDDSTRNDESSEQENLADDQTSASTTLGSRRRLNYSQDTLGSGDLPFSSESFISADYADADFLGDFHADECERFRELLELKCQVQSAASGGSPQQSLLWPGGSVGGGQGGEEGVDKELELLNEELRSIELECLSIVRAHRMQQLREQCREQSWMLHNSGFRNYNTSVDARRHELADISELPEKSDKDSSSAYNTGESCRSTPLTLELSPDNSLRRGNENQEAGASSVTSNRISKPLLSPVQEAHSPSRSSRQTPSKELDVSNQPETRERKANRHSPYKHAHIPAHAQHYQSYMQLIQQKSVEYAQSQMSLVSMCRDPVGSADLEPKMEWKVKIRSDGTRYITKRPVRDKLLKERALRIREERSGMTTDDDAVSELKMGRYWSKEERKQHAVRAKEQRQRREFMKQSRMDCLKEQGGTTEDKKEVNIIDLSHKKMMKKRNKKIFDNWMTIQELLTHGTKSPEGTRVYNSLLSVTTV
- the pdzrn3b gene encoding E3 ubiquitin-protein ligase PDZRN3-B isoform X2, translated to MLIQLSSSIGGETKSYTAILHRESGSLGFNIVGGRPCVDNKDGTSNEGIFVSKIVENGPADKEGGLQIHDRIMEVNGKDLSKSTHDQAVEAFRTAKEPIMVQVLRRAPRPKPACPNGEVVDISTQTDITFQHIMALSKIPTSSTPVNVLEQYLIPEGHSAGHEYFDPNDFLEGMQHEIEREELEYEEVDLYRTNVQDKLGLTVCYRTDDEDETGIYVSEIDPNSIAAKDGRIQKGDRIIQINGIEIQNREEAVALLTSEEHPNVCLLLARPEIQLDEGWMDDDRNDYLDDLHMDMLEQQHHQAMQFTASMLQKKKLEEDGGTTDTATLLSHQHEKDSGLGRTDDSTRNDESSEQENLADDQTSASTTLGSRRRLNYSQDTLGSGDLPFSSESFISADYADADFLGDFHADECERFRELLELKCQVQSAASGGSPQQSLLWPGGSVGGGQGGEEGVDKELELLNEELRSIELECLSIVRAHRMQQLREQCREQSWMLHNSGFRNYNTSVDARRHELADISELPEKSDKDSSSAYNTGESCRSTPLTLELSPDNSLRRGNENQEAGASSVTSNRISKPLLSPVQEAHSPSRSSRQTPSKELDVSNQPETRERKANRHSPYKHAHIPAHAQHYQSYMQLIQQKSVEYAQSQMSLVSMCRDPVGSADLEPKMEWKVKIRSDGTRYITKRPVRDKLLKERALRIREERSGMTTDDDAVSELKMGRYWSKEERKQHAVRAKEQRQRREFMKQSRMDCLKEQGGTTEDKKEVNIIDLSHKKMMKKRNKKIFDNWMTIQELLTHGTKSPEGTRVYNSLLSVTTV